In one window of Dokdonia sp. PRO95 DNA:
- a CDS encoding DUF4159 domain-containing protein, giving the protein MPNKFFFTRLQYESGDWDVDQRMPSNLLNSLVEYTTLAVDTTENIISLASDEIFKCPFCYISGHKLVQFTKKEKENFKKYIENGGFVFADDCNHDIDGLFAKSFERQMEEIFGQDALKKIPNDHEIYNVFFEFEDGPPTTSQELNGWGDDLVHEYLKAIEVNGRIGVLYSNKDYGCEWDYDFRNKRWYKIDNTKFGVNIVMYALTS; this is encoded by the coding sequence ATGCCAAACAAATTCTTCTTTACGCGCTTGCAATACGAATCTGGAGACTGGGACGTAGATCAGCGTATGCCTTCTAATTTGCTCAACTCACTGGTAGAGTATACCACCCTTGCGGTAGATACTACAGAGAACATTATCTCACTAGCGAGCGATGAGATTTTTAAATGTCCGTTTTGTTATATCTCAGGACATAAGCTCGTACAGTTCACAAAGAAGGAAAAAGAGAATTTTAAAAAATATATAGAAAACGGAGGTTTTGTTTTTGCAGATGACTGCAATCACGACATCGACGGATTATTTGCCAAATCATTTGAGCGCCAGATGGAAGAGATTTTTGGTCAAGATGCATTAAAAAAGATTCCCAACGATCACGAGATTTATAACGTCTTTTTTGAATTTGAAGACGGTCCACCCACCACAAGTCAAGAACTAAACGGCTGGGGAGATGATCTCGTACATGAGTACCTAAAAGCCATTGAGGTTAATGGAAGAATAGGAGTACTGTACAGCAACAAAGATTACGGCTGCGAGTGGGATTATGATTTCAGAAACAAACGTTGGTATAAAATTGATAACACAAAATTTGGAGTGAATATCGTGATGTATGCATTGACATCATAA
- a CDS encoding MoxR family ATPase, with protein MNNTLTELQQEVTTLTGKLKDLKKEIAKVIIGQEETVEQLLITFLAGGHALLEGVPGLAKTLMIRTLSQAIDLDFKRIQFTPDLMPSDIIGTEILEEDQATGKKFFEFKKGPIFANIILADEINRTPPKTQAALLEAMQEFEVTYSGKTYSLERPFFILATQNPIEQSGTFPLPEAQQDRFLFYIKIGYPTAAEETHILKSTTSGVKQTVHSVLTGADILRLQQLVREVPISDNLIDFVSTIVRATRPETTTNDYVKQWVGWGAGPRAGQAMILTAKARALSQGRMAVTLEDIKNVALPVLRHRVIVNFKAEAEGITSDQVTTHLLKEINLA; from the coding sequence ATGAATAACACACTAACCGAATTACAACAAGAAGTAACCACACTCACTGGGAAGCTTAAAGATCTTAAGAAAGAGATTGCAAAGGTGATTATTGGTCAAGAGGAAACGGTAGAGCAATTGCTTATTACGTTTCTTGCTGGTGGTCACGCCTTGTTAGAAGGAGTTCCTGGGCTTGCAAAAACTTTGATGATTCGCACCTTGTCACAGGCGATAGACTTGGATTTTAAACGTATCCAATTTACGCCAGATTTAATGCCTTCAGATATTATTGGGACAGAGATTCTGGAGGAAGATCAGGCTACGGGTAAAAAGTTTTTCGAATTCAAGAAGGGACCTATTTTTGCAAATATCATCCTAGCCGATGAGATTAACCGTACACCGCCAAAAACACAAGCTGCATTACTGGAAGCGATGCAAGAATTTGAGGTGACCTATTCTGGTAAAACTTATAGTCTTGAGCGTCCATTTTTTATACTCGCAACTCAAAATCCTATTGAGCAATCGGGTACATTTCCATTACCAGAGGCGCAGCAAGATCGTTTTTTGTTCTATATCAAAATAGGATATCCTACAGCAGCAGAGGAAACTCATATTTTAAAAAGTACTACGAGTGGCGTTAAGCAGACAGTGCATTCTGTACTCACAGGAGCAGATATTTTACGACTACAGCAACTTGTAAGAGAGGTGCCTATAAGCGATAATCTCATTGATTTTGTAAGTACGATAGTACGTGCGACCAGACCAGAAACTACCACAAATGACTATGTAAAACAATGGGTAGGCTGGGGCGCAGGCCCAAGAGCGGGGCAGGCAATGATTCTTACAGCAAAAGCGAGAGCGCTCTCACAAGGTAGAATGGCAGTAACACTAGAAGACATTAAAAATGTGGCCTTACCAGTATTGCGTCATAGAGTGATTGTCAACTTCAAGGCAGAGGCAGAAGGGATTACATCAGACCAAGTAACCACTCACTTACTTAAAGAAATAAACTTAGCCTAA
- a CDS encoding DUF58 domain-containing protein, translated as MPKDDYKSLLKPEVINRVSGLSLISRVIVDGYLSGLNKSRRVGAGLEFSQYRGYEPGDDLRLLDWKMLARSGRYYIKQSEIDTHISVRFIVDASMSMLHKEGDISKIEYANVLVASLAHLAQTQGDAIGLLTVNNQKLEALQPAIGKQHFNRFLYQLLQLKNQGTWPKQLASEKLHNRSHKELIFFITDFYEKDEEIITMIKQLKTARNEVAVLHLLGKSELEFDYKGQVIFEDLETGAKVKVNAKFAKATYLQALEQSMSNTKEALLTSGIDYELFSLEDHIGEALHLFLKKRSAIF; from the coding sequence ATGCCAAAAGACGATTATAAATCGCTACTTAAACCCGAAGTGATAAACAGAGTTTCTGGATTATCACTTATTTCGCGCGTTATCGTAGACGGTTATCTGTCTGGACTTAATAAAAGTAGGCGAGTAGGGGCTGGGTTAGAATTTAGTCAATATCGAGGCTATGAACCTGGTGATGACCTCAGGTTACTAGACTGGAAAATGCTTGCTCGTTCCGGTAGATATTACATCAAGCAGTCAGAGATAGATACTCATATCTCTGTGAGATTTATAGTAGACGCAAGCATGTCTATGCTTCATAAGGAAGGTGATATTTCAAAAATAGAATATGCAAATGTGCTCGTGGCAAGTCTTGCACATCTAGCACAAACGCAAGGTGATGCGATAGGTTTACTTACGGTAAATAATCAAAAGTTAGAAGCATTGCAGCCGGCTATTGGGAAGCAGCATTTTAATAGATTCTTGTACCAATTATTGCAATTAAAAAATCAAGGCACTTGGCCTAAGCAGTTGGCAAGTGAGAAGCTACATAATCGTAGTCATAAAGAACTTATATTTTTCATTACAGATTTTTATGAAAAGGACGAAGAAATTATAACAATGATTAAACAGCTTAAAACTGCCAGAAACGAAGTCGCAGTGTTGCATTTGCTAGGTAAGAGCGAACTAGAATTTGATTACAAAGGACAAGTTATTTTTGAAGATCTTGAAACTGGTGCTAAGGTCAAGGTAAACGCAAAGTTTGCAAAAGCTACTTATTTACAAGCGCTAGAGCAATCTATGAGTAATACCAAGGAAGCGTTACTTACTAGCGGTATAGACTATGAGTTATTTTCACTAGAAGACCATATTGGCGAAGCATTGCATTTATTCTTAAAAAAGCGAAGCGCTATTTTTTGA
- a CDS encoding BatA domain-containing protein — MTLLQPSYLWGLLALAIPIIIHLWSRKKVRTIKVGSIQFIAPTKSKESNSIQLNEWWLLLLRCLIISTLVVILAEPHITKAPDKEEVAYLFEPSLLSTADGLARFEQIPLEGRRLLQEDFPLWETGDVIANKEVVPNYWQLAREMEELATDSIVVFTHAFAKALQGKRPTIKKNITWILVETNKQDEQSLVAIARKDSLEIINVLSEAQLLGINKEKIAVRDAALNLAKDSVEIRTNGNSRTIAIKEYYPIEITIIYNKKHDAERSYLEAALRAISQFTQREITITTILDGEEIDTTTIDYLIDLSDKSMVAREMPTLYYRPNEIANSLIVTGPTATTSILTKKLTPKLITEEPLVTQLLTWLHLDQELNTKITDLDNRVMSLEQLQTINSPATTMKKEVEADMSSIFWILLLVLLVTERILSRIRKQ, encoded by the coding sequence ATGACACTACTACAGCCATCATATCTCTGGGGACTACTCGCACTCGCAATCCCAATTATCATCCACTTGTGGAGTCGCAAGAAAGTGCGCACCATCAAAGTGGGCAGTATACAATTTATCGCGCCTACAAAATCTAAAGAGAGTAATAGTATCCAGCTTAATGAATGGTGGCTGCTACTATTGCGTTGCTTGATTATTAGCACGCTGGTTGTGATTCTTGCAGAACCTCATATTACAAAAGCTCCCGATAAGGAGGAGGTTGCTTACCTCTTTGAGCCTTCGCTACTTTCCACAGCAGATGGTCTAGCGAGGTTTGAACAAATACCGCTGGAAGGAAGGCGATTATTACAAGAAGATTTTCCACTGTGGGAGACTGGAGATGTAATAGCAAATAAAGAGGTGGTGCCTAATTATTGGCAGCTCGCTAGAGAGATGGAAGAGTTAGCTACAGATAGTATTGTGGTTTTTACACACGCTTTCGCGAAAGCGTTACAAGGCAAAAGGCCTACTATAAAAAAGAACATCACTTGGATTCTTGTGGAAACTAATAAGCAGGATGAGCAGTCACTAGTTGCAATTGCTCGTAAGGATAGTTTAGAAATCATTAATGTGTTAAGCGAGGCACAACTACTTGGTATAAATAAAGAGAAAATAGCAGTACGTGATGCAGCATTAAATCTTGCAAAAGACAGCGTCGAGATCAGAACGAATGGTAATTCTAGAACCATTGCTATAAAAGAGTATTATCCTATTGAGATTACAATTATCTATAATAAAAAACATGATGCCGAACGTAGTTATCTAGAGGCTGCCTTACGTGCGATTAGTCAGTTTACTCAGAGAGAGATTACAATTACTACAATATTAGACGGTGAAGAAATAGATACGACGACTATTGATTATTTGATTGACTTGAGTGATAAATCTATGGTAGCTCGCGAGATGCCTACGCTATATTATCGACCGAATGAAATTGCAAATTCGCTTATTGTTACAGGACCTACAGCAACTACCTCGATACTTACTAAGAAACTAACGCCCAAACTCATAACCGAAGAGCCGCTAGTAACACAATTACTTACATGGCTCCATCTTGACCAAGAATTGAATACAAAAATAACAGACCTTGATAATCGAGTGATGAGTTTAGAGCAACTACAAACCATTAATAGTCCCGCTACCACAATGAAAAAAGAGGTAGAAGCAGATATGTCAAGTATCTTCTGGATACTGCTTTTAGTACTCCTCGTAACCGAGCGCATACTCTCTAGAATACGTAAACAATAA